From the genome of Gracilinanus agilis isolate LMUSP501 chromosome 2, AgileGrace, whole genome shotgun sequence, one region includes:
- the LOC123236568 gene encoding olfactory receptor 1D2-like: MGFQNQTIVSEFLLLGLSQDPEHERFLFGLFLAMYLVTMAGNLLIILAIVSDIRLHTPMYFFLANLSFTDVCFVSNTVPKMLVNLYTQKKAIPYTGCLIQLYFLVSLVALDSLLLAVMAYDRFVAICRPLHYTMIMSPRVCILLLVPCWVFSILYGLTHTILMATVTFCGPREISHIFCEMYVLLRLACSDTRVNQAVLIITGSLLFIVPFLLMLISYVQIVKAILRIPSASGKYKAFSTCASHLAVVFLFYGTLFGVYLQPLKTYSMKDSVATVMYAVVTPMLNPFIYSLRNKDMKGALKKLLRGKTTS, encoded by the coding sequence ATGGGCTTTCAAAATCAGACCATTGTTTCTGAGTTCCTCCTCTTGGGCCTCTCTCAGGATCCAGAACATGAGAGATTTCTCTTTGGACTATTCCTGGCTATGTACCTAGTCACTATGGCTGGGAACCTGCTGATTATCCTGGCCATTGTTTCTGATATTCGCCTCCACACACCCATGTACTTCTTCTTGGCCAACCTCTCCTTCACTGATGTGTGCTTTGTATCTAATACAGTCCCCAAGATGCTGGTGAATCTCTATACCCAGAAAAAGGCCATTCCCTACACTGGATGCCTGATACAGCTGTATTTTTTAGTTTCATTGGTGGCACTGGACAGTCTCCTGCTGGCTGTGATGGCCTATGACCGCTTTGTGGCCATATGCCGTCCCCTTCACTATACCATGATCATGAGCCccagggtatgcattcttttgcTAGTTCCCTGCTGGGTCTTCTCCATTCTTTATGGACTGACCCACACAATCCTCATGGCCACTGTGACATTCTGTGGGCCCAGGGAAATCAGTCACATCTTCTGTGAGATGTATGTCCTACTACGATTGGCTTGCTCTGATACCCGGGTCAACCAAGCAGTGCTGATCATCACAGGTTCTCTCCTCTTCATCGTTCCCTTTCTGCTCATGCTTATTTCCTATGTTCAGATTGTCAAGGCCATCCTGAGGATCCCCTCAGCTTCTGGGAAGTACAAAGCCTTCTCTACCTGTGCCTCACATCTGGCTGTGGTCTTTTTGTTCTATGGTACCCTGTTTGGGGTGTATTTGCAACCTTTGAAAACCTATTCTATGAAAGATTCAGTGGCCACAGTGATGTATGCTGTGGTGACTCCCATGTTGAACCCCTTTATCTACAGTCTAAGGAACAAAGATATGAAGGGGGCATTGAAGAAGCTTCTTAGAGGGAAAACTACATcttga